From Stenotrophomonas nitritireducens, the proteins below share one genomic window:
- the moeB gene encoding molybdopterin-synthase adenylyltransferase MoeB, translating to MSIPELTPEQARARHACGALLIDVREAHERAGGMAEGAIGIAKAELLAGPAQHLPAAGREILLICQSGKRSADAAQALQAAGYSNVFSVSGGTVAWRANGLPLVQPVLGDAERDFYDRYSRHLLLPQVGEAGQRRLQQARVLVVGAGGLGAPAAFYLAAAGVGTLRVVDDDVVERSNLQRQIIHAEAAVGTAKVDSARQRLLALNPHINVEAIAARVTSINVDALLQDVDVVLDGSDNFPLRYLLNDGCIKHAKPLVYAAIERFDGQVSVFDAGRRRGVAPCYRCLFPEPPPPEFAPNCSEAGVLGVLPGLAGVIQATEVLKLLLDIGEPLTGRLLRFDALQMRFRETRVPADPACPLCAPGVPFPGYIDYAAFCSHRP from the coding sequence ATGAGCATCCCCGAACTGACACCTGAACAGGCCCGGGCACGTCATGCCTGTGGCGCCTTGCTGATCGACGTGCGTGAAGCGCACGAGCGGGCGGGCGGCATGGCCGAAGGCGCCATCGGCATTGCAAAGGCGGAATTGCTTGCCGGCCCCGCGCAGCACCTGCCGGCCGCCGGGCGCGAGATCCTGCTGATCTGCCAGAGCGGCAAGCGCTCAGCCGACGCTGCACAGGCCTTGCAGGCAGCGGGCTACAGCAATGTGTTTTCGGTAAGCGGCGGCACCGTTGCCTGGCGTGCGAACGGTTTGCCGCTGGTGCAGCCGGTGCTGGGGGACGCGGAGCGCGACTTCTACGACCGCTATTCCCGCCATCTGCTGTTGCCGCAGGTGGGCGAGGCCGGGCAGCGACGGCTGCAGCAGGCACGCGTGCTGGTGGTTGGTGCAGGTGGCCTCGGTGCCCCGGCGGCGTTCTATCTGGCCGCCGCCGGCGTAGGCACGCTGCGTGTCGTCGATGACGACGTGGTCGAACGCAGCAACCTGCAGCGTCAGATCATCCACGCCGAAGCCGCCGTAGGCACGGCGAAGGTGGATTCGGCACGGCAACGGTTGCTGGCGTTGAACCCGCACATCAATGTCGAAGCCATTGCCGCGCGCGTTACCTCGATCAATGTGGATGCGCTGTTGCAGGACGTGGACGTGGTGCTGGATGGCTCGGATAATTTTCCGCTGCGCTACCTGCTCAACGATGGCTGCATCAAGCACGCCAAGCCGCTGGTCTATGCGGCGATCGAGCGCTTTGATGGGCAGGTGAGCGTGTTCGATGCCGGCCGCCGACGCGGTGTCGCGCCGTGTTACCGCTGTCTGTTCCCGGAGCCGCCGCCGCCCGAGTTCGCGCCCAATTGTTCCGAGGCCGGCGTGCTTGGTGTGCTGCCGGGGCTGGCCGGGGTCATCCAGGCCACCGAAGTACTCAAACTGCTGCTGGATATCGGCGAGCCCCTGACCGGCCGCCTGCTGCGTTTTGATGCCTTGCAGATGCGCTTCCGCGAAACCCGTGTCCCTGCCGATCCGGCCTGCCCACTATGCGCGCCGGGTGTGCCATTCCCGGGTTATATCGACTACGCCGCGTTCTGCTCGCACCGCCCCTGA
- a CDS encoding monovalent cation:proton antiporter-2 (CPA2) family protein yields MAAESSAELVSVVALLGAAVVVVPIFRRLGLGSVLGYFVAGLAIGPFGLGWFSDPQAILHVAELGVVMFLFVIGLEMRPSHLWSLRGEIFGLGTAQIATCTIVLTSVAMLFGYRPQIAFIAAAGFVLTSTAVVMQLLGERGDLTLPSGQKIVSILLFEDLLIVPLLAVVAWMAPVQTGAQEGSRWLSIAIGAGAIVGLVLVGRYLLNPLFRILAAAKAREVMTAAALLVVLGAALLMQLGGLSMAMGAFLAGVLLSESTFRHQIEADIEPFRGILLGLFFLSVGMALDLSVVATNWKLIALLVPAMMLAKALCIYGVARVTGSDHRQALDRGVLMAQGGEFAFVLFAAAASTGVIDARVNANLTAVVVLSMALTPLCMLVYRLVVKEGQVSTEGVDAADGLSGSVLVIGFGRFGQVSSQSLLARDVDVTIIDNDIEMIRSAGRFGFKIYYGDGTRLDVLRASGAETARAIAVCVDDRVAADRIVELVRHEFPLAKLLVRSFDREHSLSLIHAGVDFQIRETFESAVEFGRVALMQLGVDEDEADVVAREIRRRDAERFELEMAGGGLQADTGLMYRNTPGAPTPTPFTPPRRESRPLNPDAIAGAEEPAAADSAGAQGS; encoded by the coding sequence ATGGCGGCAGAGTCTTCGGCGGAACTGGTAAGCGTGGTGGCATTGTTGGGAGCGGCCGTGGTGGTCGTCCCCATCTTCCGGCGGCTCGGGCTGGGCTCGGTGCTGGGCTACTTCGTTGCGGGGCTGGCCATCGGACCGTTCGGCCTTGGCTGGTTCTCCGATCCGCAGGCGATCCTGCACGTGGCCGAACTGGGCGTGGTGATGTTCCTGTTCGTGATCGGCCTGGAGATGCGGCCGTCGCATCTGTGGAGCCTGCGCGGCGAGATATTCGGTCTGGGCACCGCGCAGATAGCCACCTGCACGATCGTGCTCACCAGTGTGGCGATGCTGTTCGGCTACCGCCCGCAGATTGCCTTCATCGCCGCCGCCGGTTTCGTGCTGACCTCCACCGCAGTGGTGATGCAGTTGCTGGGGGAGCGCGGCGACCTAACCTTGCCTTCCGGGCAGAAAATCGTCTCCATCCTGTTGTTCGAGGATTTGCTGATCGTGCCGCTGCTGGCAGTGGTGGCCTGGATGGCGCCGGTGCAGACCGGTGCGCAGGAGGGTTCGCGCTGGTTGAGCATCGCCATTGGCGCAGGCGCCATCGTCGGCCTGGTACTGGTGGGCCGCTACCTGCTCAATCCGCTGTTCCGCATTCTGGCCGCGGCCAAGGCGCGCGAGGTGATGACCGCCGCCGCATTGCTGGTGGTGCTGGGTGCTGCGCTGTTGATGCAGCTGGGCGGCCTGTCGATGGCGATGGGCGCGTTCCTGGCGGGCGTGCTGTTGTCCGAGTCGACCTTCCGTCACCAGATCGAGGCGGACATCGAACCGTTCCGCGGCATTCTGCTGGGGCTGTTCTTCCTCAGCGTGGGCATGGCATTGGATCTGTCGGTGGTGGCCACCAACTGGAAGCTGATCGCGCTGCTGGTGCCGGCGATGATGCTGGCCAAGGCGCTGTGCATCTACGGCGTGGCGCGGGTGACGGGCAGCGATCACCGGCAGGCGCTGGATCGCGGTGTGCTGATGGCGCAGGGCGGTGAATTCGCCTTCGTCCTGTTCGCGGCGGCGGCCAGTACCGGCGTGATCGATGCTAGGGTCAACGCCAACCTGACCGCCGTGGTGGTGCTGTCGATGGCGCTGACGCCGCTGTGCATGCTGGTCTACCGGTTGGTGGTGAAGGAAGGGCAGGTGTCCACCGAGGGCGTGGATGCGGCCGATGGGCTCAGCGGCAGCGTGCTGGTGATCGGTTTTGGCCGCTTCGGCCAGGTGTCCAGCCAGTCGCTGCTTGCGCGCGACGTGGACGTGACCATCATCGACAACGATATCGAGATGATCCGCAGCGCGGGCCGTTTCGGCTTCAAGATCTATTACGGCGATGGCACCCGCCTGGACGTCCTGCGTGCGTCCGGTGCCGAAACCGCGCGTGCCATCGCGGTCTGCGTGGATGACCGGGTTGCCGCCGACCGCATCGTCGAGCTGGTCCGTCATGAGTTTCCGTTGGCCAAGCTGCTGGTGCGCTCGTTCGACCGCGAGCATTCGCTTTCGTTGATACATGCAGGTGTTGATTTCCAGATCCGCGAGACCTTCGAGTCGGCGGTGGAGTTTGGTCGCGTGGCGTTGATGCAACTGGGTGTGGACGAGGACGAGGCCGATGTGGTCGCGCGCGAAATCCGCCGCCGCGATGCCGAGCGCTTCGAGCTGGAAATGGCCGGTGGCGGGCTGCAGGCCGATACCGGCCTGATGTACCGCAACACCCCCGGGGCGCCGACACCGACGCCGTTTACCCCGCCGCGGCGCGAGTCGCGTCCGCTCAATCCCGACGCCATTGCCGGGGCAGAGGAGCCGGCCGCTGCCGATTCAGCCGGGGCGCAGGGGTCATGA
- the folD gene encoding bifunctional methylenetetrahydrofolate dehydrogenase/methenyltetrahydrofolate cyclohydrolase FolD has protein sequence MTVLADASTQTSRILDGRRIAEELLDDLKVRVDARLAAGGTRPGLAVVLVGGDPASSVYVRNKRRAAEKVGIEAFDYDLPEGTSEAQLLDLIDQLNADPKIHGILIQLPLPGIPDANRLIQRIDPRKDVDGFHPQNVGHLVLREFGLRPCTPRGITTLLGHTDQPVRGRNATIVGVSNHVGRPMGLELLIAGCTVTSCHKFTPKHVLEQAVRNADILVVAVGIPQLIPGEWVKPGAVVIDVGINRLEDGRLVGDVGFEAAAQRASWITPVPGGVGPMTVATLMQNTIEAAEASVEGLTF, from the coding sequence ATGACTGTCCTCGCCGACGCCTCCACGCAGACCTCCCGCATCCTTGATGGCCGCCGTATTGCCGAGGAGCTGCTCGACGATTTGAAGGTGCGCGTCGACGCCCGCTTGGCGGCCGGGGGCACCCGCCCGGGGCTGGCCGTGGTGCTGGTGGGCGGCGACCCCGCTTCGTCGGTGTACGTGCGCAACAAGCGTCGCGCCGCCGAGAAGGTTGGCATCGAAGCCTTTGATTACGACCTGCCCGAAGGCACCAGCGAGGCCCAGCTGCTGGACCTGATCGACCAGCTCAATGCCGACCCGAAGATTCACGGCATCCTGATCCAGCTGCCGTTGCCGGGCATTCCCGACGCCAACCGGCTGATCCAGCGCATCGACCCGCGCAAGGACGTGGATGGCTTCCATCCGCAGAACGTCGGCCACCTGGTGCTGCGGGAGTTCGGCCTGCGCCCGTGTACGCCGCGCGGCATCACCACGCTGCTCGGCCATACCGATCAGCCGGTGCGCGGCCGCAACGCCACCATTGTGGGGGTCAGCAATCATGTCGGCCGGCCGATGGGCCTGGAACTGCTGATCGCCGGTTGCACGGTGACCAGCTGCCATAAATTCACGCCCAAGCACGTGCTGGAGCAGGCGGTACGCAATGCCGACATCCTGGTGGTGGCGGTGGGTATCCCGCAGCTGATCCCGGGTGAATGGGTGAAGCCGGGTGCGGTGGTCATCGATGTCGGCATCAACCGGCTGGAGGATGGTCGGCTGGTCGGCGATGTCGGCTTCGAGGCCGCGGCCCAGCGCGCCAGCTGGATCACCCCGGTGCCGGGCGGGGTCGGCCCGATGACCGTGGCCACGCTGATGCAGAACACGATCGAAGCGGCCGAGGCCAGCGTTGAGGGTTTGACGTTCTGA